TGCTTATGACATattacaccatttttttttccacataaaAGTGTACCTAATTTCATACGAGtcattttcaaaagaaaagtatactagttttttttttttttttttgattggagaAAAGTATACTACTACACCTAGGTGTatccaaatataaaatttatctttatcttgcTCTATCTTTTCACTTTATGATTGTTGGTGTTGGTGCACATTGGCGGTAGACTAGTGGGTACCGTAGGTCCCATAATTTCTCCCTTGCATTTTTGGCATAAAAATCCAATAGAAACTGTTTAGTGAACCTCTCCTTTTCTCAGCACACTTATCCAGATTGAGATTCGGCGCAATAGTTAGGGTATTGCACCATGCAATAGGATATAAATGGTTGAGATTTAAAGttataaaagttatttttaatctcaatttttaaataaaatttttttttaatcccattagaaaaagaaaaaaaaaaaatttaaccctcaattttttctatttcacttttACACTTTATTTTTTCACCTCTCTCACGCACTATTGATTAatttcacctctctctctctctctctgatgttTTATAACCACAAAAAAAGCCCTATGCAACTATTTGAGGAAAGTgtgattttcttcttcattacAGGACCAGCGGGACTctaattttatacattaaaaaaagtagtaaaatatACAAAGTGcaaaacaaaaagttattaattattattaattatatttttttggtaaagtgCAAAACAGAAAGTTGATATACCCTGTTGCTCgataaaattagcaaaaaacaaagaaagaaagaagcagGACAACACAAAAATCgttgaaaattcaatttcaagaaACAAACTCAATCTTGATTCCACCAATTGTGGCTAGCCCTTTGCCAAACCTTGGCACCAAGGTCACCACCACACTATCATCATCTTCAGCGTCCAAATCCTCCAACAATTCAGTGATCCCAAGATTCAAGCTAGTGTTCATTTTCTTCGTATGGTTATGCCTATGAGGCACATTCACAAAGCTCCCAGCAAACTCGGTCTTGTCTGGTCTGCTAGGTGAGTCATCCTCGTCATTAACATACACATCAAACTTCACAGCCGAATCTCTCTCAAACTGAATCCCTTCAACCACTAACACTTCCTCCTCGTCTTCCTTCTCATCCttgcttctctttttcttagGCCTAGAAACCGCAGTGCTTATCACCTTGTCCAAAACAACTGGGAACTTAACACTTGAGGATGATGTTTCAGCAGCTTGTGCTACACCTACACCTCCTCCTAGTTGAAACAACTTGGCTACtttcttggtttttgatttACGTGGTGTTGGTTTAGACTTTAGCCATGGAATTTCCACATCTTGATAAATATAGTTCAGGTTTGTAGACTCAAGGCAGTCCTTAACCTTAACACGAACTGGCTGTGCATTTTCATCGTAGAACAAAAAGGTAGTATTTAACCAATCTTTGTCCTTTGGATCAGATCGTTTCTTCCCTCCTAATGTTTTCCATATAGTCCACATTCTATCCACATTGGAGTGGTGAGAGAAAAATATTGGATCTCTACCTGCTAAGAATAACATTCAAATGATTAAATTCCCCTTAATAATATctaaggaaaatgttaaaagcTATTCTAATTTTTACTATGACAGCCGACAATATATAAATGTGGTTgttgtaatttaaataatataataattcaatttttttttttattaataatacatCATTTTGTGAAACttatatagaaaaaattgaTCTAATTCTAGTATatgtacatttaaaaaaaataaaaaaattagacgCAAAACATGATTGATGGAAGACTAGATATTAAgaataattatcaaaataatcaaattcacTGTATCCTAAAGGACTAAAATTACGAGAGAATCAGTCatttattactaattaatttatctCTACCTGCTGAGTAGAAGTTGCCCATGTCTTCAAGATTAGGCTGAGTAGTGTCACCGCACCATAAGTGTACAGGACCATGTGGAATGTTCTTAATTGATCCAGCACCCGGGTCAGGATCACTTCCAGCACGGTAAGCATTGCCAAAGAATAGCTTAGGATTCTTACCATTTGACACCATTTGGCGATACATGACGGTGAGGTTGCTAGACAATTGGTCTTGACTTGTTGATTCATCAGTGCCACTGTAATCAAGGTCAAGCAAGGTCGGTGGCTGGTGCTTTGCATTGCGGTAAGTATCATGAAGTGGTGATTTGGGGTCAGCTAACATGGCTGGCATTttcatgccagaaggtgaatcCCAATTCCAAAATGGCAAAGCAAAAGTTGGGTCATCAATCAACTTTCCCAAGATTTTTTCATAGAAGTATAAGTAGTAACGATGGAAGGGATAAAAGAGCCAAGAGTTGTGAACTTGGACTTCAAGGTCAGGGAAGCCAACTTGGTCATATGCACCATCACAATAAGCACAATGAACATTAGCTTGTTGTGTGAAATTTCTTGGGTCATCAGCTGGTAAAGCTTTCATGAGCTTAATGGCTTGGGAGTATTTGGCTATGTATTCCTTGTCAGCTAAATGAGCTGCGGGTCTAACACGCAAGGGTGAGTTTTGTGGAGGTAGCTTAAAATCAATGATTTTTGTGGCTGATGGTGGGCAACAATTGACTGGTTTTGCCCCAGCTGGTAAATCAGCTTTGCTACACTTTGTTAGATCTGGGGCAGACACAGGAGCTGCCATGGCAAAAGGGTCATCATTGTAAAGATTTGTAGCACCATAGAGGCCTCCTATGCCAATGAGCACATCTCTCCTATCAAACATTTCTAAAGgagattgttgttgttgtccaTTTTGATCATCGTTTTGGGCTTTGCATGAGACTACGCTAGGAGCAAGGTGATGGATGCGTTTTGGAAGTTTAGAAAGATGGGTTTTTTTGGGACAGAATGGAGATAGAGAGGAGGGGGGAATGTGGGTCTTGGTGGTGATTGTAAGGGATGGTTGTGAGAGAGAAGCCATGTTTGTGTTTATGAGAGAACTGTGCAAGACTAGACTCTCAATATATAGGTTCACATATACAGACTACAGAGACGTGtcaaattttataacatttttcgtaataaattataattagtatatagtaatatttgatccgacaaaatgacaaaaattacAATGTGTCGGGGTCTATTGCACCATTATTATTCATCcttaatgaaaataataatcacCATGTGGAAAATAATTGAGGAACTTTCAAAGAGGATTagatttttcatcaaaaaaaaaaaaagaggattagATTTTTCGTTGACAGTAGAATCCTAGCTACTACATCGATCGAGTGCATTTGTTATCACCATCCACATAAGGTTGAAAATTAAAGTCGGTAGGCGGcaatgaagagagagagtgagagaaagagattgatATGATGCAAGAAGAGGAGATAGAGATAGTAATATGTCATACATGATACATGTAACAGTGAGAATAAATGAGATAAGGCCAAGAAGTCTTAGTGAAATCTAAGTGGCCTATTACAGTGCGACAAATggccaaaaaaaccaaaagtatATAATATACGAACtttatacatataaacacataaaGACTCATACACACATATGAcacatcttctcaaaaaaataaattaagaccCATACACACAACGGCACGTGACGTACCTggattgaaatattttgttctaACAAGAACCcagtttgttttatttttttctcatgttAAGGTTATATAAGTGGAATTGTCAAATTGTCATTCTTGACTTTTCAGTTCTTATGCAAATTATCAGTATATTCGAAGAGAATAATCTATATGCAGCGTAGACTAGTGATAACGTTATGAAAGAAGTATCTGTTctaaatatcaataaaattacatgtacatcatttaaaaaaagaaaaaaaaaaaaagaaactaaatgatgcataaaaaccaaaatttctcATCAAATTATTCCTTTATCTAGATTTAAGAGCTTAAAGGAATGAAAGCAACATTAGTACATTACCCTCTATTTGGGTGGTATAAGATTAGAGTCCATAGAATTCTTCTTGGATGATTTATATGCTACAAAAGTTAGAAGAGGATGGAATTATCTGGATGCCTTTCAAAAGTCAAGGCTTTAAAGTAAACAGTAATTATAAAGCTTTGAGAAACAGAGGCAATGCGAACTTTCCTTGGGAAGCTCTTTGGCAAGTCAAAGCTTTCCCTCATGTAGCTTTCTTTTTCCCAGACAGCAGAAAAGGGTGAAATTTTAACAATGGACAACCTAAGGAAACAGGATATAATTATTACATACTGGTGTTGAAGGTGTAGATTTAATGGAGAATCTGTGGatcatatttttcttcattgtgAGTTAGCTAAAGgcttattgttgtttgtttggaGCTTATGGTTTCCATTAATTATCATGTAAAAAAACACTTTATTGCCAGACCTTAATGACATTTTCATCAATattgaaaattccaaataataaGAACAACCAATTCCAATTCCAGTGAAccatttcatccaaaaaaaatccCAAGAACAACATAATTATTCACTCTCATATGATTATCATATTTATCAGCATTAGCCAAATCCAATCAAAATTACCAAGAAACCAAAATGACCCAAATCCTAATTCGCaaatttatccttaaaaaaacaaaaaaaaaaaacaaaagacaacaGATTGAGTTTATAATCTGACCTGAGAAACATCCTCAGCAACGTTGAGACCCTCAATCTCAGTGGGGGCTTTCACAGACACAGCCTTGCAGACAATAGAAcaacctgaagaagaagaagagagcttgttgctgttgctgctgatgctgatgcttCCAGAATTCTTGGTGTTCCTAAACAACCTCAAAGTGTTTGTTGTGGTGGGGCCCACCCAGGTGGTTTTCTGTCTCAAAGTACGAGAAGGGTCGGTAACAAAGAGTTCAGATTTGGAGTTGATCAGATAAGCAGACGAAGCAGCAGCCATTGTTCTTTTACTGCTTTGCTTTGTCTTTCTTTGGTGTTTGTGTTGTTGAGCTCTGCCCTGCCTCTGCTTCTGCTGGCTTTATATGAAAAAAGTGAGCCACTCTTCTAAAAATCAAGActttaatgtgaatgctcttataggATACATTCAATCTTGGAATGTTATTGAGTTGTTGTGGGTGTGGCAAAGGAGTGGAAAGGAGTAGATTTCTCggtaatttatcaaaaaacGACCAGATTCCTCGGAACAAAAGTTCGATCTCactaactatttttattttttaatattcccTCCATCACAATGTaccacattttctttttacttttcttatctataatataatatagagttttttttttttttgacatttatcATAATtgtttttggcatttatttatatataaccaAAGTTTATCtactaaaataaccaaaaaaaaagaaaaaaagaatagcattttataattaatagaaTATAAAGtcgcaaaaaaagaaaaaaagaaaaaaaagaattgacaCGTATACTTTTGAGCTTGTAAATGAGCATGAAATGTACTTTTGTACTTCTTAAAAGAATTAAGTTTATTATGAcactttttgtaattttttttttttggaaatgattaatgttaaaaacacaatatttttcatgattgttgatattatatattaagtttaaataatatcattttcacTTAAAATTATTAGTGACACTATTTTCATTAGGTATCCATTAAAATATATCacagtaatttaaaaaaaaaaaaaatcactttaggTCCCCtgaataattatataaaaaattatttctctatTCTTATTGCTTTCAacatagggtctgtttggatagaacttattttgctgaaactgaaaactgaaaactgaaaacactataacaaaatattttttaagtgtGTGAATAGTGAtgtgggatccatttttaatgaaaaaattgttgaaacgtGTAATTTTgtgggacccgtgaacagtgcacgggagcactgttcacagttgaATGGTCAACAATTGTGggctgaaccaaaaaaaaaaaaaaagcaaaacgcGCTACAGTAAAACGTGGATTTGGAATAAGCTGAATCCAAACTGCACCATAATGTAAATCACCAAGTGACAAACATGGGGTTACACTGGATAAGCACTGGGAGACCACTTCTAATGGGGTTACACTTACAAACTCCTtaaggttttattattttgatctCTAAAGTCAATGTCggtatagtttttttattttttttatacaagataaaaattctattctaacttaatttaagtgtagatgtgtgtgaaactttctCTTGGAGATTTGAACCTCGACCCTcaccccacaagtacttatacttgtgaagtgaccatcgtACTAAAGGTGTACGGTggtggtttatttatttatttttatttaagtcttatgaaaggtaaaagaaattaaatctcATTAATAGTAACAAAAACTTCCTTGTtaagaaaaaatgatttatagttaaatttttagACAGCTAGCTCATAATTCATAAACATGCATGTGCAAGAacatatttcaaaatgaagaaaggtatgtctacaacatttttacaatactttcacaacaaatcataagtagtagattgttattggtggacaaaaaaataattttagtgatggatttaaattaaaattagtaataacttattacctatgatttgttgtaaaaatgttgtggatataacTATTCTCTTTAAGAATATACCTAGCAtaatcttttttatatatatatatatatatatataatatctaaaaactgaaaattagcatttatttttgctaagttTTAGTTGAGCCACATAgcatttcagtttttttttggtctaattTTGGTCCATTCGCTCGAATTtggtctattcggtccacttctATCCACTACAGTCCACTTGGTCCATACGCTCCATTGCAATCCATTTCAGTTCGTATGGTCCATTTTGGTTCACTTCGGTTTATTTCGGTCCATTTAGATCCACTTAGTCAATTCTCTCCATTGCGATCTAGTTTGGTCTATTTCAGTCCATTTTGATTTGATCGGTCCACTTCGGTCAACACCTTTCATACTATTACACATGAACATAGGTGAATATACGCACACACACTTTAGAGAAATGTtttggtaaagtctttgatagttaaataaaagatctgagattcaatcatcgcatacaccaaaaactaattggtgtcttagtttaatgataaaaaactatcattaggagaagacgtcataggttgaaactctctttaaaaaaagctttagagaaatattttataatactcTACTCGATTTGGCTCCTTAATTAAACAACCTGTCTTGGAAAAGAATCCTCTACAAAATCAAAAGCTACCAGGTACTAGCTAAGCTCTTTATCTCCAAGAATTGCCAAGTGTTACCCGAACTTATTTGTGCATAAGTGAAGGATATTTGGTACTTGAGCAAGCAACTGTATCAAGTGTCTAAATTTACTAGCAAGAGAAAAGTTTGTATAATTAGCTTGGTTTAGCTCTTTTGGCAACCAAGTCCTCTACGAAAATTGGTTGTGCTTGTACTGGTTATCTTCTTTTCTGCTCTtcttcagaaaaagaaaaagtaagaacAAGGAGCACCTAATGTACCCACTAGTTAAGCATGAACAACAAGAAGCACATCATTTTCGTATATGCACCAGGTCCAAAAAAACTGATTAATCACCcgctcacacacacaaaaacacaatcgTGTAAATAAAAGTCTAGTTAATTAGCAAACATGTTGAAACTAGAATCATTTAGATTTGATCGTACTCTCCAGTCAAAGTTAACACACTTAACAAAGCAAAATAACATGTTGAAATTTGAGTGATGTGTATTATCAAATCTGAATGACATTTTGAGGTTTTAAGCATCGGCTAGACTATAATCTAATGAGAAActcattttaatgaaattaaccCCAAAATTTATAACAGAGTATTGTTACACTTCTTTGAGTAGGTTATAACAATATAACCTATATCCATTAATTCAAGGTAGTAGATAGGCTGCATATCATGGGGAAGGGGAGATAAGATTCCAATTATAGACATGAGACGTCATAGAGTATACTATTACTACTAGAATCCTGGATTATGAGCCATGCTTAAGATACAACAGTTTTTAAAGCAAATTTCATATCTACTGAGTTAgcaagttattattgattctcATATGTACTTACTACCGATACTATTTTATTATCCACCACTAACTACTTGCTACATTGGGCAGTTCTTAAATTTGTTGTGAATTTAATTGTGCTTATAGACTTGTTGTAAACCATTACTAGATCCCGTATATGGTCTATTTTACGCCATATGATATGATTTTAAGAAGAATTCACAAGTTCACAAtgacgtgaaaaaaaaaaagtcatattcTTGTCCTCGAACggtgttgaaacttgaaacttcaATTTCCATACGTCTTATACTCAACCCTAGGCCCAGTGTTTCGTACTCTAATCCATCAAGTGCTCCAAAGTCCAAAGTCCAAATTACTTAATTCAGAAAACAAAATGTACGGGTAGCATTTATGTAAATGATAGAGGGCCATTGGTTGCATGACACTGGACTAAGATTAAACGCCAATATTGGGGATTAAAAAGGATTGGCGAATGTACAAAGTTTGGGCCTAATAAGAATAGCAGATTGATGGGAATAGGCCCTCCAAAGGATCAAAACTAGGATTAAACTCGCGAAATAGAGGTTCAATGAATCTTCCATTCCCAATTACTAAAAATCAAGAGCAGTAAAAGTTGCAAAGAGCTCGTAACTCGATTGGTTAgtattttttaatgtgtttaTAATATCTTTGTCTCACCTATTGTAACtattagattatcaaaaaatgtaaaaagaaaggCAAAGTCAAGCCATTTTGTTGAGCTACTGTGCATAGTATAGCCAATGAAAGATATTGTGTTTTcgcttctttttattttctttatttcctttttattttattttattttttccttacaCTCGTACATTCTTTCCACACGAAGTCGATGCTTGAAGCTTTCAATTTAGTGAACCTTCTAAACTTAAGATCTATGTACTACTTaacttttattttgagttttgttgtttatttatccttttatattatttgtaacgaaaggaagaaaaaaaattatcaagtttcttatttattttttaataattttttttggcttgtgaAAAAATATGGTGATATTAGGTTGACTCGATCCTCAAAAGATTGGGTAATTAAAGGcctgtttggttgtgttgtttaaacaatacaacatgtattttcacaatatttttccacccacacgtatttccacaacacttaaaaaacgttactagaacaacattaccaaacaggTCCTAAGAATCATTGTTTTTGCAACCAATTTATGATGACCTATTTTTAATCTGAACTTCGTCCGGTCAAACCCAAACCCAGTCAAACTGATTTGTTTACCAGGTTACACCATTAGCATGCCCTAGCTATGACTTTGAGGTATTTGTTGTCAAGGATAAGTCTCACCAACTACTGGCCTCTCTAagttatattgtttaaatttaattgaaaattttaaaatatgtagaaCGCTTAAGAATTTAAacctaaattttatcctttaGTAAAGGtgttaattatatattatataagaaagaaaaaacgatttattaaattatttataacaaaaaaattcaaagcaattaataaatttgaataagTTTTGCCGTcaacaagttaaaaaaaagtatacagAAAAGAGTGAATATTTCTAccatcattttctcttttgacTTTATTATTGGTTTACACATCTCGtctttgaaattatttagtgCTTATGACATAttacaccattttttttcacataaaagtGTACCTAATTTCATACGAGtcattttcaaaagaaaagtaTACTACTACACCTAGGTGTACCCAAATATAAAGTTTATCTATATCTTGCTTTATCTTTTGACTTTAtgattgttggtggtggtgcACTTTGGTGGTAGACTGGTAGGTACCGTAGGTTAACCTGTCATAATTTCTTCCTTgcatttttggcaaaaatatcCAAGTGAAACCATTCAATGAACCTCTATCCTTTTCTCAGCACACTTTATCCGGATTGAAATCTTGTGCAATAATTAAGACTAttgcatcatacaataggacaTTAATGATTAAGATTAAAAGTTgcaaaattcatttttaatctcaaactttaaataagaatttttaaCCTTCAaatttttactctctctctctctctctctctctctggggtTACTTGCACCGTGCAATAGCTTTTTTTCAATCCCCCCTTATACTCTCTCTGTCTATCGTTTTATAACCACAAAAAGCCCTACGCAACTATTTAAGGAAAGTGTGATTTTCTTATTCATTACACCAGCGGGActataattttatacattaaaaaaaagtagtaaaa
The Quercus lobata isolate SW786 chromosome 10, ValleyOak3.0 Primary Assembly, whole genome shotgun sequence DNA segment above includes these coding regions:
- the LOC115962886 gene encoding polyphenol oxidase, chloroplastic-like isoform X2, producing MASLSQPSLTITTKTHIPPSSLSPFCPKKTHLSKLPKRIHHLAPSVVSCKAQNDDQNGQQQQSPLEMFDRRDVLIGIGGLYGATNLYNDDPFAMAAPVSAPDLTKCSKADLPAGAKPVNCCPPSATKIIDFKLPPQNSPLRVRPAAHLADKEYIAKYSQAIKLMKALPADDPRNFTQQANVHCAYCDGAYDQVGFPDLEVQVHNSWLFYPFHRYYLYFYEKILGKLIDDPTFALPFWNWDSPSGMKMPAMLADPKSPLHDTYRNAKHQPPTLLDLDYSGTDESTSQDQLSSNLTVMYRQMVSNGKNPKLFFGNAYRAGSDPDPGAGSIKNIPHGPVHLWCGDTTQPNLEDMGNFYSAGRDPIFFSHHSNVDRMWTIWKTLGGKKRSDPKDKDWLNTTFLFYDENAQPVRVKVKDCLESTNLNYIYQDVEIPWLKSKPTPRKSKTKKVAKLFQLGGGVGVAQAAETSSSSVKFPVVLDKVISTAVSRPKKKRSKDEKEDEEEVLVVEGIQFERDSAVKFDVYVNDEDDSPSRPDKTEFAGSFVNVPHRHNHTKKMNTSLNLGITELLEDLDAEDDDSVVVTLVPRFGKGLATIGGIKIEFVS
- the LOC115962886 gene encoding polyphenol oxidase, chloroplastic-like isoform X1, whose amino-acid sequence is MASLSQPSLTITTKTHIPPSSLSPFCPKKTHLSKLPKRIHHLAPSVVSCKAQNDDQNGQQQQSPLEMFDRRDVLIGIGGLYGATNLYNDDPFAMAAPVSAPDLTKCSKADLPAGAKPVNCCPPSATKIIDFKLPPQNSPLRVRPAAHLADKEYIAKYSQAIKLMKALPADDPRNFTQQANVHCAYCDGAYDQVGFPDLEVQVHNSWLFYPFHRYYLYFYEKILGKLIDDPTFALPFWNWDSPSGMKMPAMLADPKSPLHDTYRNAKHQPPTLLDLDYSGTDESTSQDQLSSNLTVMYRQMVSNGKNPKLFFGNAYRAGSDPDPGAGSIKNIPHGPVHLWCGDTTQPNLEDMGNFYSAAGRDPIFFSHHSNVDRMWTIWKTLGGKKRSDPKDKDWLNTTFLFYDENAQPVRVKVKDCLESTNLNYIYQDVEIPWLKSKPTPRKSKTKKVAKLFQLGGGVGVAQAAETSSSSVKFPVVLDKVISTAVSRPKKKRSKDEKEDEEEVLVVEGIQFERDSAVKFDVYVNDEDDSPSRPDKTEFAGSFVNVPHRHNHTKKMNTSLNLGITELLEDLDAEDDDSVVVTLVPRFGKGLATIGGIKIEFVS